In Citrus sinensis cultivar Valencia sweet orange chromosome 3, DVS_A1.0, whole genome shotgun sequence, the sequence GGGTTTCGCTAGTGGGACTTCGTTGCGCGCTGCTGGGCTGCGAGACACGGGATGCTGGTGCTTGCGCTCACGGGATGGTGCGTTTTCCGGCGGGCTGGTTTGCTGCTGGTGTGCTGCAAGCGgctggagaagaaaacaagttctggaaaattagggattttgtgAACAGTGAACAGTGATTTtcgatttttggtttttttttttattttatttttataaataaataaataaaaagaaagaaatgaacgaaaaaagaaaaagagaaaaaaaaataataataaatttttttttttttttatcactttgagacactaaaaatttcagaagtacttttctaataagtacatgggcacgccttataaaaaattttcttctgaccaaaataagcaaacacattaaatttcagaagtacttttctattaagtacgtgggcacgccttaaaactatgttactttaaaaattacagaagtacttattagctaagacgtgggcacgccttatcaaaaattttcttctgaccaaaataagcaaaattttttttttttttttttttttttgaatcaaaattaaaagaagatataacaaaaaccaaaacaaacaaatcatttgggttgcctcccaaaaaagcgcctttgttttatgtctttggctagacacatttatgcatcaatctccataattgggactctcgagagccacatcctccacaatattcaccgaaaaaccttcataaaaaggttttaagcgatgaccattaaccttaaaaacttTGTCAGAGGTCGGGCTTCgaatctcaactgcaccataaggaaaaacattagtaacaataaaaggtccaacccaacaagaacgtaatttacccggaaaaagtttaagcttagaatgaaaaagaagaactttttgaccaacagagaactcctttctcaaaatcattctatcatgaaatgtcttcgtcttttccttgtaaaaaatttcctgcgctatagggttaataacatccacagaaaataccgaatgttcctcactaggatatttcatggcatcattcatattgaattctataacctctccatcaaactccatagtgagagtccctttatgtatatccattttagttctagcagtcttaagaaaaggtcttcctagcaaaattgggatagaattagaggagttatcatcttccatatcaagtacataaaaatcagcaggaaaaaccaactcattaacttgtactaagacatcttctaataccccatcaggatatgcattagacctatcagctagttgaattatcacaccagtttcttttaatggaccaatattcaaagatgaataaatggaacgaggcatgacattaatagaagctcctagatctaacaaagccttttcaactctaacactaccaattttacaagggatagtaaacatacctggatccttgcacttaggaggtagtttcttttgaagaactgctgaaacattctcccccatgtgaactttttcatctcctcttaattttctcttggaggtgcacagttccttaaggactttagcatatcgaggtatttgttttatagcatctaataaaggaatatttacctcaaccttgcgaaatgtctcaaggatgtctttctcttgttcctccttCTTGGATTTTGCAAATCGGCTTGGAAAAGGAGGAGGTATCACAATAGGTAGGGGTTTCGCTTTGGTGGGTTGCGCATCTTGAGATTTaggtatcaattcattcttctcaagctcttcttctacatgctttgtcactttcttactaggctcttgcaactccttcccacttctaaggatgacagcactaacgttttgctttggattcacctcagattgtgaaggcaatctccctaatacttgagactccagacggctcactgtagtcgccaattgactcatttggttctccaagttctgaatgcttgctgtagttgcctgctgaaattgttgagtgttagtcgcaagtgatttaacaatttcttcaagagatatacctgacttggagtttgactgtggaggtgctggttgtcttggtggatactgttgtgggaatcctgacggcctaactccatagctgaagttgggatgatccttccatcccggattgtatgtttgtgcataaggatcatacctcctctgaggcatgcctggaaatcctccaactgcattggcttgttcaacgggttcttcttgaagtgtaggacacatatcagttgaatgacccatattgtaacaaatgccacaagtcttcacctgttgcacgttacctacaacaaacttttccacaagagaagtaagtttatctaaacgttgttcaacagaagaaatatttacctcattcaccttCCTTGAAGTGAGATCTTGCCTGCTGCtaaattgttgtgcattggcagccatatttgatatcaactcccttgcttgagtaggggtcttgttcaccaacacgcctccactagcagcatctatcatactcctatccatcaatgacagtccttcgtaaaaatattgaataagaagttgatcagaaatttgatgctgaggacagctggcacacaattgtttgaatcgctcccaatactcatataaagtctccccaggaagttgtctgatcccacaaatatcttttctgatgttggcagctcttgaagcaggaaagtacttctcaaggaactgcttcttcaaaccattccacGTTGTAATTGATCCAGGAGGCAAGTAGTACAACCAATCTTTAGCTAGCTCATCTACAGAGAACGGAAAAGCACGCAGCTTAATCTGCTCTTCAGTCACACCTTGTGGTCTCATACTTGAAcacacaacatgaaactccttaagatgtttatgaggatcttcacctgcaaaaccatgaaacttgggtaataaatgaataagaccagactttaattcaaaatttacctccaagtctacatattgaatgcagagtggttgttgattcaagtctggttcagctaactctctaagagttctttctacaggtgcaggtctatccatcacttgttcttctgaaTCGCTAGATGATTCAACTAAATCAGGCACCGTATCTgtttcagaaagcaaaggcgacgaggatcgttgcttagctcgcttcgtctgctgtctcagctggcgagctgtcttctcaatttcaggatcaaacgaaagtgtacctgtacgagaagaacgaaccatacaccaagtaaaacgtaaaaaggattaaataaatgacaccaatccccggcaacggcgccaaaatttgatgggtgtcgaagccaacaaaagtaaattcctactctaaataaattgtgtatagtgattgagcagggtcgtgtccacagagatcggtaattaattaaatccttttgaaacgtaaaacgtaaaatgggggaattgttgacaataataaaaatcaaattaaaataataagaatgcaaattaaagttgtaattcaaattggagaaagctctggttgaaggaattaactcagcttgattcgactactgatcattgattcaaatatagattattattactcatgaatagaccggttatagctaccgagaccctctaatagccaatctctccttaactagtcgataaccaaggtacgaccgttggttatttccctaatcaatagacaaccctagatacgatcatagaatttaatcaattgacagcctgaaaaaccagagagacccaaatcctaatcaacacatatgatgattcatttaaattagattgtttattctcacaacacaactctctgttatgttatttgtcacaaacattaaattcttcatacgatgaatcctttaattgacaatagattaaattgataattaaatagtggccaattacctaattaacaaacataatcataaaaataattcagagaataaacaaatacccaaaaagcaataaaacaattaaagcacaagaaagatctcacagtagtgatgaatcaaagcttcgttatccttcaaccagaaaaataggtttagttcttcatagagagaagagcaaaattaaatctagggtttctttctttttctccaatccaaaaatccccccctttttcacaatagattcctcctttaaatactctctctctcttctcttttagaattctatttaaaataaaatcctaatatctgaaatattaaattcgtaattacaaaaataaccaaaaatacaaaacacgttaaactaaaactgcaggtccgcagttgacagcacgcgcccacgccttatcaacaaagttcttctgacgctcataatttctccaagagaacaatcatccttaaacatcatcttatagctcaattttatcatcaatcaatagaattgcacctacaaaagtaaaacacaagtaaatcactattattaagtgcaaaacattgatattaagggaagtaaataatgcaaaactagtgcataaattgcactctaacaaatcACTGCACATGCACCTAAGAACTATGATCAAAAGGATTTTCCAAAGCAGGGGATGCAAGCCATGCTTGTGCAAAGAACTGCATATTCACTACATAACATCAAAATTGCTTTCGATGAAATAAACTACAGGTTTAATAAAAGATTGTTCTTGCCTAAGCAAAAACAGTAAATCAAATAGCTCAAAAAGgttattttgtttctatatAGAATCGTTGAAGTGGGTAAGAAGCAGTAGTTGCCAGTGCAAACACAAAAAATGTACTTGCCGTATCTCagaaccaaaaccaaaatcaattacataaaaatgaattgagCCCAAAAGGAATACTCTTTGTTTAATGTGACTGATGAAAAAGCAACCACATAGAAGAGATAAAGAAATACAAACTAACAGGAGAGTTGGACTtactgaagaaaaataatctgAGAAAACTCAGTTATTAAGGATTGTTGATTTGGCCTCTGCAAATTCTCTTGGGACTCCGTTCCAACTCCTCTTCATCAGATTTGCCAACACTTGCAGAAGCTCCAATCGTGCTTGCCTGATCATCCAATTTCCTAATTTCGGTACATTCTTCTTTACTGCCGGCAGC encodes:
- the LOC127901079 gene encoding uncharacterized protein LOC127901079; translation: MVRSSRTGTLSFDPEIEKTARQLRQQTKRAKQRSSSPLLSETDTVPDLVESSSDSEEQVMDRPAPVERTLRELAEPDLNQQPLCIQYVDLEVNFELKSGLIHLLPKFHGFAGEDPHKHLKEFHVVCSSMRPQGVTEEQIKLRAFPFSVDELAKDWLYYLPPGSITTWNGLKKQFLEKYFPASRAANIRKDICGIRQLPGETLYEYWERFKQLCASCPQHQISDQLLIQYFYEGLSLMDRSMIDAASGGVLVNKTPTQARELISNMAANAQQFSSRQDLTSRKVNEVNISSVEQRLDKLTSLVEKFVVGNVQQVKTCGICYNMGHSTDMCPTLQEEPVEQANAVGGFPGMPQRRYDPYAQTYNPGWKDHPNFSYGVRPSGFPQQYPPRQPAPPQSNSKSGISLEEIVKSLATNTQQFQQATTASIQNLENQMSQLATTVSRLESQVLGRLPSQSEVNPKQNVSAVILRSGKELQEPSKKVTKHVEEELEKNELIPKSQDAQPTKAKPLPIVIPPPFPSRFAKSKKEEQEKDILETFRKVEVNIPLLDAIKQIPRYAKVLKELCTSKRKLRGDEKVHMGENVSAVLQKKLPPKCKDPGMFTIPCKIGSVRVEKALLDLGASINVMPRSIYSSLNIGPLKETGVIIQLADRSNAYPDGVLEDVLVQVNELVFPADFYVLDMEDDNSSNSIPILLGRPFLKTARTKMDIHKGTLTMEFDGEVIEFNMNDAMKYPSEEHSVFSVDVINP